One genomic region from Cellulomonas hominis encodes:
- a CDS encoding SsgA family sporulation/cell division regulator, with amino-acid sequence MAQRSYDVVESVAMQLISSDASVLPVTAELSYRVSDPYTVRAVFTSPQSTSVWLLGRELLLQGMLADAEDPAGCGDVQVWRDEDPLFTLISLTGIEGSALLAAPSEPLERFLTATEQLVALGTESDRMEGEIAALIAALLTA; translated from the coding sequence GTGGCCCAGCGCTCGTACGACGTCGTCGAGTCCGTCGCCATGCAGCTCATCAGCTCCGATGCCAGCGTCCTGCCTGTCACCGCGGAGCTGTCGTACCGCGTGAGCGACCCCTACACGGTGCGTGCCGTGTTCACCAGCCCCCAGTCCACCTCGGTCTGGCTGCTCGGGCGCGAGCTGCTGCTCCAGGGCATGCTCGCGGACGCCGAGGACCCCGCGGGCTGCGGGGACGTGCAGGTGTGGCGGGACGAGGACCCGCTGTTCACCCTCATCTCGCTGACCGGCATCGAGGGCAGCGCGCTGCTCGCGGCGCCGTCCGAGCCGCTCGAGCGGTTCCTCACCGCCACCGAGCAGCTCGTCGCCCTCGGCACCGAGAGCGACCGCATGGAGGGCGAGATCGCGGCCCTGATCGCCGCGCTCCTCACCGCCTGA